The sequence below is a genomic window from Nostoc flagelliforme CCNUN1.
GCAACAAGCGGATGAACAAGTACGTATTGCCCAGTCAGCTGTGCAGAACTCTGAGGCTAGTTTGCGTGATGCAGAAGCTTTAGAGCGAGCTGGGGTTGGTACGCGGTTTGATGTGTTGCGATCGCAGGTGAATTTAGCAAATGCCCAACAAAATTTGACTAATGCTAGATCGCAGCAGACAATTTCCCGTCGTCAATTAGCAACTAGGATAAGTTTACCGCAGGCGGTAAATATCAGTGCAGCCGACCCTGTACAGTTAGCTGGTCTTTGGAACCCAACGCTAGAACAAAGTATTGTTCTGGCTTATCAAAATCGTCCAGAATTGCAACAGCAGCTAGCACAACGCAATGCTTCTGAGCAACAGCGTAGGCAGGCCCTTGCAGAGTTGGGCCCTCAAGTTAGTTTGGTCGCCAGGTACGACCTGCTAGATCAGTTCGATGATAATGCCAGTGCTACTGATGGTTATTCATTCGGAGTTAGGGCAACCCTAAATTTATTTGATGGAGGAGCAGCAAGAGCAAGGGCAGCTCAGTCGAGAGCTAATATTGCGATCGCAGAAACTCGATTTGCCCAAGAGCGCAACCAAATTCGCTTTCAGGTAGAAGAAGCCTATTCTACCCAGCAATCTAGATTAGAGAATGTTCAAACCGCTAATACCGCTTTAGAACAAGCTAGAGAAGCTCTACGTTTAGCGCGTTTGCGATTCCAAGCTGGTGTAGGTACTCAAACTGATGTCATTAACTCTGAAAACGACCTCACACAAGCTGAAGGTAATCGAGTCACAGCAATTTTGGATTACAACCGTGCTTTAGCTCAGTTACAACGGTCTGTTACCCTCAGAGGACTACGCTAGTACTGCTGACTTAATCTCTCAAATTAAAAATTCTAAAAGCCTCATTTTTCAATGAGGCTTTTTAGTAAAAAAGCTGCGGGACTTAAATAGGACTTACGCACTTTACAAATGCATCGTGATGTGCATTATCTAAACAGGACATACGCAAAAATTGCTAAAAAGCTTAATTTATCTAACCGCCATCTCTACGAGAGGCTTCCGCCAACGTGTAGCGTCTCCTAGATAAGAGCGCCGAGAATTCGTAGGCTGTGCGTAAGTTCTAATACTGTTGATGGCATGGGAGGGAGAAATTGACAAAGCGATGCCTACGGCGGGCTACGCCTACGCAGAATGTCTAACAGTAAGTAGACATTCATTGTCCACAAGCCGAGTCAATTCGTCTGGTAGGTTGATAACCTCAATACAGATATACAGCAGATTTCAAGTTGGTGAGGTACACAAGCTAAGTCTGTGACCCAGGTATAAAGCATGTTTTACTCCTGAATTCTGAATTCTGAATTCTGCTGTATCTACCTGTTTGCAACCTTGTTCAATTACTTCGCACCTAACTTTTTATCTTAAAAGTAGGTTTTTGTAAGTGATATTTATACAAAAAGCTTATTTTGCTTTTCACAGCTATGAGACATTGTTACAGGTTACAAAGTCTTCTACACTGACTGGAATAGGTTTTAACTCTTAACGGCGGCTCCTCATGACGGTCAACGATTCTGAATACATCAGGCAAGCTGAAGCCACTCGCGTGCGTGTACTAAGCGAAGCACTACCTTATATTCAACAATTCGCCGGTCGCACTGTTGTTGTCAAATATGGTGGCGCAGCGATGAAAGATAGCACACTCAAAGACAAAGTTATCCGTGACATTGTATTCTTATCCTGCGTGGGCTTGCGTCCAATTGTAGTACATGGCGGTGGCCCAGAAATTAACAGTTGGTTAGATAAGCTGGGAATTGAACCACAATTTAAGAATGGTCTGCGAGTCACTGATGCTGCCACAATGGATGTGGTAGAAATGGTTTTAGTTGGTCGAGTTAACAAAGAAATTGTCGCGCTAATTAACCAAGCTGGTGGATTGGCTGTAGGACTTTGCGGTAAAGACGGTAATCTATTTACAGCCCGTCCCCAAGGTCAAGAAGGCATCGGTTTTGTGGGGGAAGTCAGCAATGTGAATATCAAGATTTTGGACACCCTCGCTAGCAATGGCTATATTCCGGTAGTGTCCAGCGTCGCCGGAGACGAGACAGGGCAAGCTTATAACATTAACGCCGATACTGTAGCAGGAGAAATCGCTGCTGCACTGGGAGCAGAAAAGTTAATTTTACTGACTGACACCAGTGGAATTTTAAAAGATTACAAAGACCCATCTACTTTGATTCCAAAAGTAGATATTCGTGAAGCCCGCGAGTTGATTGCCAATGGTATAGTTAGCGGTGGGATGATTCCCAAAGTCAGTTGTTGTGTGCGATCGCTTGCTCAAGGAGTCCGTGCAGCACACATCATCGATGGTCGCATTCCCCACGCCCTGTTACTCGAAATCTTTACTGATGTTGGGATTGGGACAATGATTCTCGGTTCGCAGTTTATGTGGTAAGAGTTAGGAGTGAGGAGTTAGGAGTTTAGAGTTTGGAGTAAAAAGTTCTTCCTCATCTGCCTCATAGAACCTCGTGGAATGCGGGAAACTCAGACACAAAGCGTGCTGAGAGGGAAGCGGCACGAGCGGTAATAAAGCGCCGTGTTCTTTGTGGTAAAATCAAAGTGTGAGTAAGAATTATTGTCTACGTGTTGAAGCATCCTAGTACGGAGAAATCCCGGCTCCTGTGAAACAACGGTTAGATTTTCTAACGGCAGTATGACAAGAAAGAGCGAGCAATGGCAGGTTGACTGAGCGTACCGTGACTTGGCTTAGTGACAGATTCCGAAGCATTTTTTGAACAAAAGTAAGCGCGATTTCGGCACCTTTACTGGTAGTTGTTTTGAGCGCCTAGGCGGTGTTTGACGGCCGCAGCGAGAGTTTTACTCTGTCCGCAGAATCTCAGTGTCTTTAGACCTGAGAGTGTCAACTCTTTACCTACGGTGTACACACAAGTACTTTCGTTCACAACACAAGTCTTTTTTGAGCCAATGAGTGAATGAAACAGCTTTGCTTTTCAAGAGAGGGGTTGGGGGGATTAAAAGTCTGTGGAGCCACTCTAAAAGAGTTGTGTGTACACGATAGCATCACTTTACCGGGGATAAATGAAAACACGCGATCGCCCGCCGCTAAATGGTGTACGACGCCATGAGTTATTTATAATCACCGGATTAACTATGGTTGAGTCTCGAATTGCCGGATTAATCAAAGTCGGATTAATCAGGGTGAAATTTCTCACGTTCTGCCTGAACTGGGGATAGTAATAATCGGGGTAATTATTGCGTTGTGGCATGAGTCCCGTTGCTGGGTCTACAGGCATAGGTGTAGGAATCGGATTACCATAAATCAAGGAACCTACAGCAGGCGATCGCCTGGCTCCATAAGCACCATCAATCACGATCACAGACTGTGCAGAAGCTGGAGCAATGCTTACACCCATAACTGCTAAAGTCATGCCTGCTAAGAGCCAATTGAGTTGCGAATGCTTGATTTTCAACATATTTTGCTCACTTGTATTTGATACCGGAATTTTTAATCAGAAAATAATCGCAGCTACTTAGTTAAAATTTTAGAAGTTTATTTAGTTTCAGGTTGCCAGCTTTTGAAAAAATTCCAAAAAGATTGCTGGCATTGGCAAAATAAAAATAGTGCTGATTTTTATATAAGCCGTGAGTGTAGAAAGTTTAGAAATTGCTAAAACCCGCTACCAGGCTGGGAAAGCTGCCTTTGAAAATGGGCAATACCGCGAAGCCATAGAAAATTTAGAAAAGGCCAGCGCCCTGTTAGCTCGTAATTCTCGCCTTGGGGGGGAAGTAGAAATCTATCTGGTGACAGCTTATGAAGCTGTTGGACGCACGGATGATGCGATCGCTCTTTGCGAAAGACTCAAACGCCATGCCCATTTTGAAATTAGCAAACAAGCGCGACGGATGCTTTACATCTTGAAAGCACCAAAGCTGAAAAGACCCAGCGAGTGGATGACCGAAATCCCCGATTTGGGCGCACTATCCGATAATGAACTCAAAATTTCTGTACCTGCTAAGTCTACTAAATCTTCTGTGCAGCAAAAGCCTAAACCTGCCGAGCCAGAATTCGTTGACCTCAGTCAGGTCAATACCAGAGATAATCGCTTTATCTGGGTGGCGCTAATTGCCATTGGTTTAACCATCTCGTACTTGGTTTGGTTGAATTTTTCAGGAACCCCCGGCTGATCCTAACAGTAGATATTTCCGTGCTGGGGTTCCTTCGTGCTTTTGCAGCCCGTTCGTCACTCAGCAGTATAGTTCGGATCAGATCCCTCCGCCTGCGGCGACCCCGCTAAAAAGGGGTAGAGGAATAAAAATAGCCCCCCAATTTATCGGGGGTTGGGGGAATCTTCGAGAGATAAAGCAAGTTAACCGAACCGTATTGCGCCGCCCAGTAGTAGAAGTCAAGATTGGTTAAAAAGTTTGACTTTTGGGGAGATTTATGGTTTCAAATTCTTCAATTTTCGGAAAGATTTTCTTTTGGCTAATTAGACCATTTAGTTTTGTATTGACAAATATGAAATTTCTCTCAGTACTGAATGGTAGAAATCGAATGAACCGCGTCTTTCCCAAGCGAAATCCTATTTTGTGGCTAGTGCTGTTAACATCCCTGCTACTAACTGGCTGTGTTAATTACGATGTGGGACTTAACTTTGACAATTCAAATAGTGGCGAACTAGTACAACATATTAAGTTGGGAGAGCGGCTAACTAGTTTTAGTGGCGATTCTGTGTACGAATGGTTGAACAGCATAGAGCGCCGCGCCCGTAAACTTGAGGGTAAAACACAGCGAGTTTCCCAAGAAGAAATCATTGTCACAATTCCTTTTAGTAGTGGTAGAGAATTGCAAGAGAAGTTCAACGAATTTTTTAGCTCCCGTGCGAATCAACTCTCTGAGTCTGTTCAGAGCCAATCTGACTCAGAACTACCGAAAATTGAATCAAACGTCCTTTTGGAACAAAACAATTTTTTACTTTTAGTCAGAAATCGATTGATTTATGATCTGGATTTGCGATCGCTATCCTTAATTGCCAGCAAAGGTAACGTCTTGGCTAATGCTGGTTCAATTCTCAACTTGGAATTTAGCTTGAAGACCCCTTGGGGAGCCAAAAATATTCAACTAACTGAAACTGCCATAGAGCCAGAAAAAAATGGCAATCGATTAGTGTGGAAACTCCAGCCTGGTGAGCTAAACCACATAGAAACCGTTTTCTGGCTTCCCAGTCCCCTTGGTATTGGTGCGTTGTTAATTATCCTGTTTGTCTGGGGAGGATTGTACTTGAGATACAATTTCATGCCAGATCCCAGAATTCAGTTTTCTCCCAAAGCAGCCACTGCTCAAGAACAGTAGAGTATTCATCTGTTGAATATTGTCAGTTAAGCCGATGCATTCTCCATCGGCTTTTTTGCTTCACATTCAGACAGTTGCTCACTGCCATACCAACGTTCAGCAAGTGCATTGAGTTGATGAAGCACATCAATGAGTTCCTGACCACGTTTTGTAAGACCGTAAGTTACTTGGGGCGGGACAGTTGGTTCATACTGGCGATAAATAATTTCTGCTGCCTCAAGCATCCTCAGTCTTTCCGTCAGAACTTTGGTTGAGATGCCTTCAACTAGGTGTTTCAATGCACCAAAGCGAGTAGGCCCACTATTACACAACACCCACAGTATATACATTGTCCAGGGCCCTGATAGTAAAGACATCAGAATACTGACAGGGCAAGCATCAGGATTTTTAGAGACAGACATCGGTAAGTTAGCTTAAAGTCCGACAGTTACTTTATGGTAACTACTTTACTTTAGTAACTAGTTACTTTTAGTATCTAATGTAATGCTTTGAAATAGAAACTCAAAATAAGTAAAAGCAGTAAATCCTAGCTTAATCAGGAGATATTTGGTGGTCAACATCCTACATATTGATTCCAGCCCCCGTGGTGAACGATCGCACTCCAGAGAACTATCTAAAGAATTCGTCAGTAGTTGGAAAGCAGCACATCCTGAAGATGCGATCGCCTATCGAGATATAGGGCGTCACCCAGTTCCTCACGTTAATGAAGCTTGGATTGCGGCGGCATTTTCACCACCAGAAACCCATACCCCAGAATTAACTGAGGCACTTAGGATTTCTGACGAACTGATTGATGAGTTTTTGGCAGCCGATCGCTACGTCTTTGGAGTGCCAATGTACAACTTCAATATACCTTCCACTTTTAAGGCTTACATCGACCAAATCGTTCGCGCTAACCGGACTTTTGCTGTAGATGCTCAAGGCTTGAGAGGGTTAGTCGAGGGTAAAAAGGCGATTATCATTACAGCTCGCGGCAGCGACTTTAGCCCGACATCTCCTTTCGTTGCCTACGACTTCCAAGAACCATACCTGCGGGCGATTTTCGGCTTTATTGGGATTACAGACATTCAATTTATTAACGCTAATAGCCTGAACGAGGGAGATGCCCGTACCCAATCTCTATCAGAAGCACGGGCAGCAATTAAAAATTTAATCACCCAGTGGTAAGAGGAATGTGGGGAATGGGCAGGGGGAGATGAGGGAGCAGGGGGAGATGAGGAAGAAAATTTATCTTGTCCCCCTCATCCTCCTTATCCCCCTCATCCCCTTCACGGTGACAACCGCTCTATTTTCCAAGTGTCATTATCTAAACGGCTATAGAGCAAGCGATCGTGCAGACGGCTGGGGCGGCCTTGCCAAAACTCAATTTCTGTGGGGATCACTCGTAAGCCTCCCCAATGAGGCGGTCGGGGAATCTCCTCATTTTCATATTTGCTCTTAAATTCCTGCAAACGCCGCTCAAGAACTTCTCGGCTTTCTATCACCTCACTTTGATTAGATATCCACGCACCCAGGCGACTGTTGGCAGGGCGACTGTGAAAATACTGGTCGGACTCAGTTTCGGAAACTTTCTCCACATACCCCGAAATTCTGACTTGACGTTCCAGTTCTGCCCACCAGAACACTAAAGCCCCCTGAGGATTTTCTGCCAGTTCTTGTCCTTTGTGACTGTTGTAGTTGGTAAAGAAGGCAAAGCCCCGTTCATCAAAATCCTTGAGTAACACCATTCTGGCTGAGGGCTTACCGTCTGGTGTAGCGGTAGCAATGGTCATGGCATTAGGTTCTGGGAGTTGCGCTACTAGTGCCTGATCGAACCATTTTTTAAATTGGATAAACGGATTGAGGTCAACTTCAAGTTCGCTCAAACCTTCCAAGGTGTAGTCTTTGCGAAGGTCAGCAACAGTTTTGTCCATTTTGATTTACTTCCTTGTTATCAGATACGCTTATACATGTCTTTGTTAAAAATATCTATGATGATGAACAGTACCATCAAGAATTTCACAAATTCTCTTAAAGAATATCTAAAATAGGTTGCATAAAATGCGCCGTTCGGCCTCCCTTCAACGCCTGTTAATTTATGGTCTAAGCGGCCCGATTATCGCTCTCAATGTCTGGCTGCTGTCTGTGCTTTTTCGCTATTTTCAGCATCCCATTACCGTCTTGCTCATTGCAGCGATTCTGGCTTTTCTACTAAATTACCCGGTTAAGTTCTTTGAACGTGCCCGGATCACGCGCACTCAGGCGGTGATCATAGTTTTACTTGCAACATTAACCCTGTTGGTGATTTTGGGCGTAACTCTAGTGCCGTTGATCATTGATCAAACAGTTCAACTGTTAAATAATATCCCTGATTGGTTAGGCGCCAGTCAAGAAAACTTAAAGCAGTTTGAGATGCTGGCAAAACAACGACGTTTGCCAATTGATTTGAGGGTTGTGAGCAGTCAAATCAATGCCAACATTCAGAATCTGGTACAACAACTAGCTTCTGGTGCAGTAGGATTTGCTGGAACACTGCTTTCAGGATTACTTGACGTAGTGTTAGTCATTGTGCTTGCATTTTATATGCTTTTATATGGCGAGCGCGTCTGGTATGGTCTGGTCAATCTTTTGCCCTCTAATATTGCAGATCCCCTTACCGCATCCTTGCGCCTAAATTTTCAGAACTTTTTTCTCAGCCAGTTATTGCTAGGACTGTTCATGGTGCTAACCCTGACGCCAATTTTCTTAGTAATGAAGGTGCCTTTTGCCCTTTTGTTTGCCATATTAATCGGTATCTCGGAACTCATTCCCTTTATCGGGGCATCTCTCGGCATTGGTCTAGTGACGATTTTAGTCCTGCTGCAAAATTGGTGGTTGGCAGTTCAAGTTGCGATCGCGGCAATTCTCATGCAGCAGCTTAAAGATAACTTGTTAGCTCCCAGGTTACTCGGCAACTTTATTGGGCTTAATCCCATCTGGATTTTCGTAGCTATTTTGATGGGATTTGAGATTGCTGGGTTGTTAGGGACGCTTGTTGCTGTTCCCATTGCTGGTACTATTAAAGGCACTTTCGATGCGATCAAGAGCGGCAAGCCAAGTGACTTTGTGTCAACAACTGTCACTATTCCTCATGACCCACCTCCTGATTAAGAGGGTAGAGGGGCAGGGCGAAGTAGGGGAAACAGGGGGGGCAGGGGGAGCAGGGGAAGCAGAGGAAGAAGAATTTATAACCAATGGCCAATGCCCAATTCCCAAGGTCAAAAGTTGCACGATCTGATCTCACAATTCACAATGGTGATTGATTACAAATTTCTGGGAATACTGCCAACAGGCAATTCCTCTCATTAATTAACTTAGAACCCGTTAATGGAAGCTTCCGAGCTATTAGAAACAATCACACTCCTGATTTACCAAGCTGAACAGGGAGAAATTGACCCTTGGGATGTCCAAGTGATTGAGGTGATTGACCGTTACTTAGAACTGATGGCACCGGAGGCAATAGGAAGAGGTTATGAATCGGACTTGTCTCAATCTGGACAGGCATTTTTGTCAGCATCAATGCTGGTATTATTCAAAGCTAATACCTTGATGCAATTGTCAACAGTAGGAGATATTGCAGATGGTGTAGTAGATGATTCCCTATTGGAAGATGAAGACGGAATATCACATCAGGGTCATCGTCTACCATTAGAACGGCAATTGCGTCGTCGTCCATCGGCAATGCCGCCACCAAAGCGCCGGGTGACTCTGCAAGAGTTAATCAAGCAATTGCAGATTATGGCGAATCAGCTAAAACTGGTAGAAAAAGTCAGCAAACCTATCCGTCCCAGACGGTTGCCTAGCGTCCAAAGTATGCGGGAGGCGCTGGAGTTAGCTCACCAGGAAAATCTGACGGAAGTAGCTAGGGAACTGGAGCAGGTGTTGAATGTGTCGGCAAGGGAGCTAAATTTAGAACAAAATTGGTTGAATCTAGAACAACTTGTAGAGTTGTGGACTCAGACAAAGCATCTC
It includes:
- the pdxH gene encoding pyridoxamine 5'-phosphate oxidase, which encodes MDKTVADLRKDYTLEGLSELEVDLNPFIQFKKWFDQALVAQLPEPNAMTIATATPDGKPSARMVLLKDFDERGFAFFTNYNSHKGQELAENPQGALVFWWAELERQVRISGYVEKVSETESDQYFHSRPANSRLGAWISNQSEVIESREVLERRLQEFKSKYENEEIPRPPHWGGLRVIPTEIEFWQGRPSRLHDRLLYSRLDNDTWKIERLSP
- a CDS encoding FMN-dependent NADH-azoreductase, with translation MVNILHIDSSPRGERSHSRELSKEFVSSWKAAHPEDAIAYRDIGRHPVPHVNEAWIAAAFSPPETHTPELTEALRISDELIDEFLAADRYVFGVPMYNFNIPSTFKAYIDQIVRANRTFAVDAQGLRGLVEGKKAIIITARGSDFSPTSPFVAYDFQEPYLRAIFGFIGITDIQFINANSLNEGDARTQSLSEARAAIKNLITQW
- the argB gene encoding acetylglutamate kinase, whose protein sequence is MTVNDSEYIRQAEATRVRVLSEALPYIQQFAGRTVVVKYGGAAMKDSTLKDKVIRDIVFLSCVGLRPIVVHGGGPEINSWLDKLGIEPQFKNGLRVTDAATMDVVEMVLVGRVNKEIVALINQAGGLAVGLCGKDGNLFTARPQGQEGIGFVGEVSNVNIKILDTLASNGYIPVVSSVAGDETGQAYNINADTVAGEIAAALGAEKLILLTDTSGILKDYKDPSTLIPKVDIREARELIANGIVSGGMIPKVSCCVRSLAQGVRAAHIIDGRIPHALLLEIFTDVGIGTMILGSQFMW
- a CDS encoding segregation/condensation protein A; the protein is MEASELLETITLLIYQAEQGEIDPWDVQVIEVIDRYLELMAPEAIGRGYESDLSQSGQAFLSASMLVLFKANTLMQLSTVGDIADGVVDDSLLEDEDGISHQGHRLPLERQLRRRPSAMPPPKRRVTLQELIKQLQIMANQLKLVEKVSKPIRPRRLPSVQSMREALELAHQENLTEVARELEQVLNVSARELNLEQNWLNLEQLVELWTQTKHLNQNGSGHDSKHSHLVSVFWALLLLSAQSKVELFQEEFYHEIKVRLLTSAKTGKPFEESMN
- a CDS encoding DUF3153 domain-containing protein, with translation MVSNSSIFGKIFFWLIRPFSFVLTNMKFLSVLNGRNRMNRVFPKRNPILWLVLLTSLLLTGCVNYDVGLNFDNSNSGELVQHIKLGERLTSFSGDSVYEWLNSIERRARKLEGKTQRVSQEEIIVTIPFSSGRELQEKFNEFFSSRANQLSESVQSQSDSELPKIESNVLLEQNNFLLLVRNRLIYDLDLRSLSLIASKGNVLANAGSILNLEFSLKTPWGAKNIQLTETAIEPEKNGNRLVWKLQPGELNHIETVFWLPSPLGIGALLIILFVWGGLYLRYNFMPDPRIQFSPKAATAQEQ
- a CDS encoding tetratricopeptide repeat protein, with translation MSVESLEIAKTRYQAGKAAFENGQYREAIENLEKASALLARNSRLGGEVEIYLVTAYEAVGRTDDAIALCERLKRHAHFEISKQARRMLYILKAPKLKRPSEWMTEIPDLGALSDNELKISVPAKSTKSSVQQKPKPAEPEFVDLSQVNTRDNRFIWVALIAIGLTISYLVWLNFSGTPG
- a CDS encoding winged helix-turn-helix transcriptional regulator; translated protein: MSVSKNPDACPVSILMSLLSGPWTMYILWVLCNSGPTRFGALKHLVEGISTKVLTERLRMLEAAEIIYRQYEPTVPPQVTYGLTKRGQELIDVLHQLNALAERWYGSEQLSECEAKKPMENASA
- a CDS encoding AI-2E family transporter, producing the protein MRRSASLQRLLIYGLSGPIIALNVWLLSVLFRYFQHPITVLLIAAILAFLLNYPVKFFERARITRTQAVIIVLLATLTLLVILGVTLVPLIIDQTVQLLNNIPDWLGASQENLKQFEMLAKQRRLPIDLRVVSSQINANIQNLVQQLASGAVGFAGTLLSGLLDVVLVIVLAFYMLLYGERVWYGLVNLLPSNIADPLTASLRLNFQNFFLSQLLLGLFMVLTLTPIFLVMKVPFALLFAILIGISELIPFIGASLGIGLVTILVLLQNWWLAVQVAIAAILMQQLKDNLLAPRLLGNFIGLNPIWIFVAILMGFEIAGLLGTLVAVPIAGTIKGTFDAIKSGKPSDFVSTTVTIPHDPPPD